The genomic segment GCAGTTTTATTTAATAAGTATTATAACTATAATAAATTACCAAATGCACTTGCATTCTTTAATGGTAAACGATTTGTACCATTCGTTGTTATCGCAGGCTCCAGCGTTGTTGCACTTTTATTTGTAATAGTTTGGCCATTTGCTCAATCAGTTATAAATGGATTTGGCAAATGGATTGCAACATCACAAAATACTGCACCATTTATTTCACCCTTTATATATGGTACGCTTGAGCGTCTATTACTACCTTTTGGACTTCATCATATGATTACAATACCAATAAATTATACAGATCTTGGTGGAGCATATAAAGTATTAACTGGAGCTAATGCAGGCAGTCTTATACTTGGACAAGATCCGCTTTGGCTTGCATGGGCTACTGACTTAGGTAACTTAAAAGCCGCTGGAGATATGAGTGCATATAATAACTTACTTGCAACAATTCATCCAGCACGTTTTAAAGTTGGCCAAATGATTGGCGGAGCTGGCTCCTTAATGGGTGTTGCACTTGCTATGTATAAAAGTGTACCAAATGAAAAACGATCAAAATATAAATCAGTATTTTTTTCAGCAGCCATTGCAGTTTTCTTAACAGGTGTTACTGAACCATTAGAATTCATGTTTATGTTTGTTTCACCAATATTATATGGTACTTATGCAGTTATGCAAGGCTTTGCATTTATGTGTGCGGACATATTTAATCTGCGAGTTCACAGTTTTGGTGTTATAGAGCTTGTAGCACGTATACCGATGATTGTAAAAGCAGGGATTATAGGTGATCTTATAAGATATGTACTGGTGACCGTCGTATTTTTCTGCATAAATTATGTTGTATCTAAATTTATGATCAAGAAATTTAATATAGCAACTCCAGGCCGTAACGGAAATGAAATTGATATGGAGGAAAATTCAATTGATTCTACTGTAAATCAAAAAGTTGAGGCTAGTAAAAAAGGAAGTCAAGCCGCAACCATTATTGAATTACTTGGAGGGAACGAAAATATTGTAGATGTGGACGCATGTATGACCCGTCTTCGTGTAACAGTAAAAGATAATTTATTAGTTGCCGAAGAAAATGAATGGAAAAAAAATAAGGCTTTAGCCTTAATAATTAAAGGTAAAGGGATACAGGCTATATATGGACCAAAGGCAGATGTTTTAAAATCGGATATTATAGATATATTAGGAGTCTAAAATGAAATTATTAACTTTAAATTGTCATTCTTGGATGGAAGAAAGCCCAAAAGAAAAGATGAGCATTATTGCAAATACTATAAAAGAAAAAAATTTTGATGTAATTGCCCTGCAAGAAGTAAATCAATCTATAAAGGAAAATATAGCCTTTAATAACATAAAACAAGATAATTTTGCTTTAGTTTTATTAAAAGAATTAGAGAACTTAGGATGCAAAGAATACTCAATGCTGTGGGATTTTTCTCATATAGGTTATGGAATATATGAAGAAGGGGTAAGTATTATAACTAAACATAAAATAATAGAAGAAGATTCTTACTCATTTTTCATAAGCAACAGCAAGGACTTGGATTTTTGGAAAACTAGAAAGGTCGTAAAAGCTTCAATTAGAATAAATAACGAAATTATAGATTTCTACTCTTGTCATTTAGGCTGGTGGCAAGATGAAGAAGAACCGTTCAGTCAGCAAGTAGATAAGTTACTTAATAATATGAAAAATGACAGATTAACATTCTTTATGGGAGATTTTAATAATAACGCTTTTGCATCAAATGAAGGCTATGATTATTTAATGAAAAAAGGAATAAAGGATACTTATACCCTCTCTAAGGAAAAAGATTGTGGTATAACTGTAAAAGGTAAAATAGATGGATGGGATTTAAATAAAAATGATTTAAGGCTGGATCTAATTTTAACAAATAAATGTGTAGATGTTAAATATTCTAAAGTAATATTTAATGGCAAAAACGACTTCGTGGTGTCAGACCATTATGGAGTAGAAATAGATACAAGTTTGGGGTTATTCCCCTAAAACGGAAGGGTTTTGAGTATGCTAAATTATTCAATAGTAAAGTGTAAAAACACACAAGAGATAATACTTGAAAACGGAATAATAAAAGTAATTATAGTCCCAGAGCAGGGTGGTAGGATTTTAGAGTTTTCAACAGAAAATTTAAATGTGTTATATAGAAATGCGAATCTTATAGGAATTAAAGGTGATATAAAAGCTGAATATATTCCAGAAAACTGGCTTAATTTTGGAGGATATAAAGGTTGGCCTGCTCCACAAACAAAATGGGCATGGCCTCCAATATTTGATATTGATTTAAATGTTTTTGAATACGACATAGCTAAGTTAGAAAATTCATTAGTAGTTACATTAAGTAGTCCTATATCAAACATTGTTGGTCTTAAATTTATAAGGGAAATATTATTTGAAGATAAATGTAATCATATAACTATAAAGGAAACCATAGTTAACTTAAATGAAGAACCAGTACAATGGGCAGTTTGGGGTAATACCCAAGCATTATCTCCTGGATATATAGATATAAAACTAAACTCTGACGTATTTATAGGAGGAATAACATTTTATCAAGATTTTGATATACCTTCAAACAATGCTTATTCTTTGAGAAAAGAAGATAGAAAAATTTTAAGATTGAATTGTAACAATGAAGAGAAGTTTAAAGTAGGTGTAGTAACAGATGATGCGATACTAAGATATTATTGCAGTGCATATAAACACAAAACCCTCTTACTTACGCAGAAATTTCAGTATGAAGGACAAGTTGTATATCCACATGGAAGTAATGTTGAAGTTTATGTGGATGATAAGCTAGCCTACACTGAGCTTGAAATTCTTGGAGGTATGAGCAGCATAATGCCAGGTGAAAGTAAAAGTATCCAAATGGTTTGGCAATTAGAATTAGTATAAATAATATAGCTTTTTTAGATATAAGTATTAAAAGTTTATTAATAATAAAAACTGGAGGTAAAAAGCAATGACAAAGATTAAGGCTTGTTTGTTTGATTTAGATGGGGTGATTGTAGATACTGCTAAATATCATTATTTAGCATGGAGAAGACTAGCTAAGGAATTAGGGTTTGATTTTACAAAGGAGCAAAATGAAAGCTTAAAAGGTATAAGTAGAATGGAATCTCTTAAAATACTTTTAAATATAGGAGGTTTAACTTTAACTGAAGCAGAAAAAATGACTCTTGCAGAGAAAAAGAATAATTGGTATCGTGAGTATATTTTAAAGATGACCCCTGATGAAATTTTACCTGGTACAGTGGAATTTTTAGAAGAATTAAAGAATAATGGGATTAAAATTGCACTAGGTTCTGCAAGTAAAAATGCCATGACCATATTAAATAATATAAAATTAGTTAATCACTTTGATGCAATAATCGATGGAACTAAAACAAGCAATGCAAAGCCCGATCCAGAAGTTTTCTTATTGGGTGCAAAGGAACTTGGTGTATCCCCTTCTGAATGTGTAGTTTTCGAAGATGCCAAGGCGGGTATTGAATCCGCAATAAATGCTGGAATGTATAGTGTTGGAATCGGCGATCCACTTGTTTTAAATAAAGCTAATATCGTTGTTTCTTCTTTGAAAGAAATGACATTTGAAAAATTAAATTATTAAACTATTAAATTTATTGTAAAGGAGACTCAATATGAAACAATATTTAAAATTAGATGAATGGAATATTATAGAGGAAGGTTTTAACCAAGATAATCATGAAGTATCTGAAGGAATTTTTAGTATAGGAAATGGGTATATGGGACAAAGAGCTAACTTCGAAGAAACGTACAGCGGAAAGTCTCTTCAGGGAAGTTATATGGCAGGAGTTTACTATCCGGATAAAACAAGAGTTGGCTGGTGGAAAAATGGATACCCAGAATATTTTGCAAAGGTATTAAATTCTACCAATTGGATTGGAATAGATGTTAGTGTTGATGGAGAAACACTAGACCTTGCAAAATGTGAAGTGAAAAATTTTGTGAGAATTTTAAATATGAAAGAAGGATATCTACATAGATGCTTTACCGCAAAGCTTACTAGCGGAAAAGAAGTAAATGTAGATGCAAAGAGATTTGTAAGTATTGCTGCAAAAGAAATAGGAGCAATTAGATATTCAATTACACCAGTTAATTTTGAAGGTACATTGTGTATATCCGCTTACTTAGATGGTGATATAAAAAATGCGGATTCTAATTATGATGAAAAATTTTGGGATGAAATCTCAAAGCAGTGCAATAAAGAACAATCATCTTTAATAGTAAAAACAAAAAAACTTGATTTTTATGTGTGTTCTTCAATGAAACTAGATATTTTTCGAGCAGATAAAAAGGTAGATTTTAATGCAGAATTTATAGAATCAGAAAAATTTGTAGGTAATATAGTTAGTTTAAATGTAAAACAAAATGAAGAAATCGTAGTGTATAAGTATGTTTGCAATGTAACTTCAAGAGATTACGCTGTAGAAGAATTATTGGCTGTTAATAGAAAATTTTTAGATAAAGCTTATGGAAGCGGTTTTGAATTATTACTTAAAGATCAAGCAATAGCTTGGGGTGAAAAATGGAAACAAAGCGATATTGTTATTGAAGGAGATGTTTCGGCGCAGCAAGCTATTAGATTTAATATTTTTCAATTGAATCAGACATATTCTGGAGAAGATGATAGATTAAACATAGGCCCAAAGGGTTTTACAGGAGAAAAATATGGTGGAAGTACTTATTGGGATACAGAAGCATATTGCATACCATTTTATTTAAGTACTGCTGATCCAAGTATATCTAGAAATCTTTTGCTTTATAGGTATAAGCAATTAGAAAAAGCTAAAGAAAATGCAAGAAAATTAGGTTTTACAAAAGGTGCTCTATATCCAATGGTTACTATGAATGGAGAAGAGTGTCACAATGAATGGGAAATAACTTTTGAAGAAATTCATAGAAATGGTGCTATAGCATATGGTATATATAATTATGTTAATTATACTGGAGATAAATGTTATTTAGGTCAATATGGATTAGAAGTATTAGTAGAGATCTCAAGATTCTGGGAAGAAAGAGTTAGTTTTGCTTCAAACAAAGGAAAATATGTAATACTTGGAGTTACTGGCCCTAATGAATATGAAAATAATTCAAATAATAACTGGTATACTAATAGAATTGCTGCTTGGACACTAGAATATACTACTTGTGTAATTAATCATTTAAAAAATAATGAACCTGGGAGATATTCAGAGTTAGTAAATAAATTAGGTTTAAAAGAAGCAGAAGTTAGTAAATGGCAAGATATCATTAAAAATATGTATTATCCAGTAGATGAAGAGCTAGGGATATTCATGCAACAAGATGGATATATGGATAAGCAGCAGATTCTTGTAAAAGACTTGGATCGCAAAAATTTACCATTAAATCAAAAATGGTCTTGGGATAGAATTCTTAGATCTTGCTTTATAAAACAAGCAGATGTATTGCAAGGAATATATTTTCTACAAGATAGATATGATTTAGATACCATAAGAAGAAATTTTGAATTTTATGAGTCAAGAACAGTACATGAGTCATCTTTATCTCCTTGTGTGCATACTATCCTTGCCGCAAAATTAGGAAAACATGAAAAAGCTTATGAAATGTATCTTAGAACTGCAAGACTAGATTTAGACAATTACAATAACGATACAAAAGATGGATGTCATATTACTAGTATGGCTGGAACTTGGATGTCCGTAGTTGAAGGCTTTGCTGGGATGAGAGTAAAAGATGGAAAGCTTCTTTTAAATCCTTTTATACCAAAAAATTGGAGTTCATTCTCTTTTAATGTTTTGTTTAGAGAATCATTACTTAAAATAAATATCAAAACACATAAAGTTATTATTACCAGCGAAAATAAGCAACAAATAACTTTATGCGTTAACGGTAAAGATTATACAATAAACGGAGAAATTGAAATTTCCTCTTAAAAATAAAAAACAGAAGGCTATTTTACTTTTAAAAAGTAAAATAGCCTTCTGTTTTCATTTTTTATTGATAAAATTATATTGAAAATCAGATGCGGACATTGGTTTTCCAAAACAAGCAATTAAAAACTTAGTAGTTTAATTAAAGATAAACGTCTCATAAGTGCTACTATGTTATAATAAATACATTGCCGTTTTTCATGGGAGGCTAAATATGATAGGAAAATTACTTTTAAATAGATATGAGTTATTAGAGAAAATTGGCGAAGGCGGTATGGGAACTGTCTATAAAGCAAAGTGCCACTTGTTAAATAGATTTGTCGCTGTAAAGATATTAAAAGCAGAGTTAAGTAATGATGAAGAGTTTGTTTTAAGATTTAAAAGGGAAGCTACTTCAATCGCAAGATTGTCACATCCAAATATCGTGAATATTCATGATGTTGGTGCAGAAAACCATATTAATTTTATAGTTATGGAATATATTAATGGAATAACATTAAAGCAATTAATAAATGAAAATGTTAGACTTACTTCGCAAAAGGCTTTAGATATCTCACTCCAAATAGCCAAAGCACTTCAATGTGCACATATTAACAATGTAATTCATAGAGATATAAAACCGGATAATATCATGATAACAGAAGATAATATAGTTAAGGTTATGGATTTTGGAATAGCTAAAGTTGCTGATTCAAGAACCATAACCAATTCTAGTAAAGTTATGGGTACCGTACACTATTTTTCTCCAGAACAAGCAAAAGGAAATTTTATAGATTGTAGAACAGACATATATTCCTTAGGTATTGTAATGTATGAAATGATTACTGGACAAGTACCTTATAATTCAGAAAGCTCTATTTCCATAGCTATAATGCATATTCATGAACCCGTTACTGCGCCCAAAGAAATCATTACAGATATTCCTGAAAATATAAACCAGGTAATTTTGAAGGCAATGCAAAAAGAGCCTTTTAAAAGATACCAAACGGCTAAGGACATGGCAGATATAATAAATGCAATTAAAGAAGATTCTAATTATGAAGTTAAGGTAAATAATGACCTAGATGATGCTACAAATATTATGGGTGCAACAATATTTTCTGATATAAAAGACAATTTCACAACGGTTATGAGTGGAGCATCCATCGCTGAAAAAGCAGCAAATAAAAAAGATAACGAAGTAATAACGGGGAATGAGAAGACCGTTAATAATAAAAAGGCAGTAATTATTATTGCCTCAATTATTTTAGTTGTGATTGCTTCCATTTTAGGTAAATTTATATCCAACGGGACTTCTATTAATACACCAGCTCCCATTGTCGAAACTACAGTTCCAAAAGCAGATGAAAAATTACAGTCAGATGAGATACAGCATGTTGATAAAAAACAACAGGCAGATGAACAACTATCCGTTGTTGAAAATAAATTTGTGCCCTCACTTATTGGAAGGACCCAAGATATTGCAAATCAGACTGTAGTTAATAATGGCTTTATGCTTGGCAATATTTCAAATGAATATAGTGATAGTATTGCTCAGGGTTTAGTTATTAGTCAATCACCTGAGGTAAATACATCCTATGAAAAAGATGGCAAAGTAGATTTAGTTATAAGCCAAGGAAAAAAAATTGAACAGGTTACTGTCCCACAATTAAATGGCAAAACCCTTGATGATGCTAAAGAAATTCTAGATAACATTCAATTAGAGCTTGGGGAGAAAACACCTATAAATATGGATGACAAAGCCCGTAAGGGCAATCATTCCAAAAATAACAATAAAAAAATATTCATGCAAAATGCCGAGGCCGGTACCCTTGTAGATATAGGAACAAAAATAAATGTTTCTTATTATGGAAGTAAAAAGGATTTATCTAAGTAAATCAAAGGATTAGCAATGAGGAATTTTATGTAAAATTCTCATTACTAATCCTTTTAAATTCCATTCTGAAATGTCATTAACTAACTAATCATTTTTATCATTATATACAAAGTTGCAAGGTTTTCCTTCACAATTTAAAACTTCTTCATCATCTTTGCCAGTATAAATTTTTTTATTGTCTACGTCAACTTCTGATTTGTCAATTTCAGATATATCATTCTCCGCTAATAATTTTTCAATATCTGTTGACATAGCTGACGGCTCAATTGTTGGTTCATATCTTCCGACTACATTGCCATCTCTACCAATAAGGAATTTTGTAAAATTCCATTTCACTGAATCCCCTTCTAGGAATTCAGGAAATCTTTTGTAGAGTATATCATTAAGTTTTTTTTCATTAGGCTTATTCAGATCAAAACCTCTGAAAGTTGCTTCCTCTGTCAAATATTTAAAAAGCGGAAGGGCATTTTCCCCTCTTACATCACCCTTCTCGAACAATTGAAAACTCACTCCATAATTAATTGTGCAGAAATTCTTTATTTCATTGCTTTCACCTGGTTCCTGCCCAGCAAATTGATTGCTTGGATAGCCTAGTATTTCAAAGTCCTTATCCTTGTACTGTTCATAAATCTTCTCCAAACCCTCATACTGTGGTGTAAATCCACACTTACTTGCTGTATTAACTATAACCAATACCTTTCCCCTATATTGTTCCAAAGATATTTCTTCACCATCGATTGTAATTGCTTTAAAATCATAAATTGACATTTGCTATCCCTCCATATTATATAAATTTATCCATATTAAAATGTTATCATTAACATTATAGTATTCCTATTTCAACAAATAATTCTCAACTTTTATTGGTTATAACGACAATTTTTTTAATAAACACCAATAAATATTTCTTAATAATTATTATTGTTTGTATTGTATAAAGATATTATATCATAGAAATAAAATAAAGTACACTTAAAATTCATTTTGAAAGGACTCAATAAAGAATGTAACAGATAGAACTTAATTTTACCCGCTCAAAAAAATATAAATAGATTTGCAAAAGCAACCTACTTATATTTCCGAATTTTTTATCTAAATGAAGTTTTTAATGCTTCTTTTAATATCCTCGTATTCTTTCTATAAGGAGTTACTGGACAAATAGTTTTATCTTTTACATCAAATAACGTGTATATCGCAATTCTTGCTGCGCGTACAGAATATTCTTCTGTAAATACCATATCTTCTGGAATTTCAACGAACTGGCTAATCATAGCGAAATTTGTTGAGCATTCTGGTACAACACTTGGACGATCAGTCATCTTCCGAGGCTGGAACTGAGCATCTACATACGGCATCATACATGGAATAACATTAATTATAGTGTCCATAATTTCCTCTTGCTTGTCTTCCATATGCATGTGGTGTAGAAGTTCTATTAGCATTTCCTCACCTGTACAATCACGCATTGATTTCTTTACAAAATCACCAACTTTATCAGTATATATGCTATAGCCCCAGAACATAGTTGTATCAATGGGCTGATTTTTAAAGTGTGGTTGAGCTGCAACAACTATGCTCATTAACCAATTAGAATCCTTAAATGTCATTAATGCGCCACTACCTGGAATATTAGTGGAGAATTTTTCAATTAGGTTTAACAATTTATTACCCTTACAAGTCACGGTAAAGCTTTCCCAATTAGTTTCATTTGCATGTCCAAAGAAGGGTTCTGGATTTCCAAGACCTCTTTTCTTTTTAGCTATTTTCGCCCAAAGTTCACCAGATATTGGTTTGCTTGGATTATATTCTGCAGGTGTGTACATATCACCAAGAGTTGCGCAGTCAGTCATGCATCCATTTGTCATAATGCAAACGTCTCTAGGGTTTAACTGAATAACCCTTTCACCTTCTTTTTCTTCTATATGCATAGCCGTTACTGTAATTTCATCTCCTGATTTGAAATCTAAATCAGTTACAGTTGCATTTATACTAAAATCAACTCCAAAGTTATCTAAGTAAGCTTTTAATGGAAGAATAACAGACTCATATTGATTGTACTGAGTACGTGTAACCCCCTCTAAAGTTTCAATACGAGAAAATTCAAAAATCATACGTTCCATGTAACGCTTAAACTCAAAAAGACTGGACCATTTTTGGAAAGCAAAGGTTGTTTGCCACATATACCAAAAATTAGTTTCAAAGAAATGTGGCGTATGACTAAACCATTCCTCAATAGTCTTATTATCTAATTTTTCTCCTGAAGTAATCATAAGTTTTCCAAGAGCCATACGATCGGAATTATTAAAGCCCATACTAGTCACATCTAGAATTACTCCATCTTTATCAATTAACCGTGCCTGTGCATGTGTTGGGTGTAAATGATCAAAATTAAGAATTTCTTCTTTAACGCTTTTACCCGGCATATCTAGGGATGGTATACCTGAAAACAATTCCCAAAAATTCTCATAGGTTTCTTCATTTAACATTCTACCGCCACGGCATACATAACCATTTATGGCATCTCCTGCACCATCGTTACTGCCTCCTAAGATTTTCATTCCTTCAATAATATGAATATTTTCTCCTTTAAAGTTACAATCTCGTACAAGATAAGCAGCACCAGCTAAGGAAGCTAACCCTCCACCAATAAAATAAACTTGTCTATCTTCATTATTTCTATTTTCTGATAAATCTATCGTTGTTTTAGAATTATTTTTAAACTTCTTTGCACTAATAGTTGCTACAGCAGCCGCACCAGCTATTGCACCTAACGTAAGTAATACGTTCATACCATTTTTGCTTGATTTTTTACTCATAAAATTTCCCTCCATTTTGTCCCGTTAATAATAAATATCTTATCTATTATTATAAACCTAGTAACGTTAATTGTATTTACACACTTTTGAGTGTTTGTCTAAAAAACACGTGAAATTTAATTTTCTATTATAGAACTATCTACAAAAAATCCATATTTATGGTGTATAATTACTATTAAAACTAGTTTTTGTAGGTGATTATTATGTCTGAATCAATAATAACAGAAAAGGCCCTTGCTTTATCCTTAAAACAATTAATGAAAACAGTTCCTTTGTCAAAGATTTCAATTCAAAACATTGCAGACAATTGTAGACTTAATAGACAAACATTTTATTATCATTTTAAAGATAAATTCGATCTTGTGAATTGGATTTATTACACTGAAGTTACAGAATGCATCGCTAACTGCAATCGTTATGAAAATTGGACTGATGGCATGTATAGAACCTTGTGCTACCTAATGAATAATAATTCCTTTTATATTAATGCGCTTAACACACCTGGTCAAAATGCTTTTAATGGATATTTCTTTGACTTTAGTTGCGAACTTATTATGGGGATTGTTAATGATGTATCCTTAGGCATGAATGTTCCTGATATGGACAAAAAGTTTATTGCTGATTTTTATACCCATGCTTTTGTAGGTATAATCGTTCAGTGGATTAAAACCGGCATGAAAGACTCACCTCAAATCATGGTAGAAAAGATGCGAAATGTGGTTGAAGGCAGCATGCTTGGTGCTTTATCTAGACATTAATGAGGACGGTTGTCCAATCTTCTTTTTATAGAAAAATGGACAACCGTCCCATTAATTATCACCTTCGGTGCTATTTATCACCTTCGGTGCTATTCATCTTCTTCGAAGCTGAACTGTGATTAGCTTATTTCAATATCATAGATTTAAGTGCATTTATTTCTTTACTTAAGTTATCATCCTTCATCATTTCAAGGGCAGAATTAATTAGTACACGAACATCATGCTGTCCTTTATAAATAGGTGTAACTCTTTTATTTAGATTTAGGAATTTATAAACAGCAGTTTGTGCGCCTCTTACAGAATAATCCATAGTAAATACTACATCATCTTCTATTTCACAAAACTGTCCAAGTAATGCTAAATTAGTTGAACCTTCTGGAATAACTTGTGGTCTATCGCCCTTTTCTCTAGTTAAAAATTGTGCTGTTGTAAAAGGTAGTATACAAGGTATACAAATAGACGTTTTAAGAATCTTCTCCATATCCTCTTTAAAGTTTAGGTGATATAATACCTCAGTTAATATTTCCTCACCAGTACAATCCACCATCCTCTTCTTTATGAAATCACCTTTTGCATATGGGAACAAAGAATAACCCCAGAAAGTTTGTATGTTATCAGGTTGATTAAGAAAATGTGGTTGATTGTGTACAACTATTGTCATGAGCCATGCAGAATCTCTAAATGTCATATGAGCACCAGTTCCTGGTTGATTTCCTGAGAATTCTATTATTCTTTTATACATTGTTGGGTCTTTAAGAGTAACTGTGAAAGACTGCCACATTGATTCTTCAACACGTTCATCAAAGACTTGAGGTTTACCAAACTCAGGACGTCCCTTAGCAATTTTCTCCCAAAGATCCCATGCTCCACCTACACTTTTGTCGTTAATCTTTGCTGGTGTAGTCATTGATCCAAGGCTAGTACCCGCTGTTAAAGAGCCGATAGTAGCAAATGCAAGGTCTCCCTCTCCAACTTCTATTCTAGTTTCTTTCCCATTTTTTTCACATTTGAATGCTGTAACCGTAGTTTCAGTATCTGATGGTTTAAATTCAAAATCAGTTACCCTGCAATCTAATTCAAAATTAACACCTTGCGCCTCTAACCATTTTGTCATAGGTAATAACATTGAATCATATTGATTATATGGTGTACGACGTATTCCAGATAAATCACTTAGACGTGGTAATTCTTGAATAAATCTATGAAGATATCTCTTTAATTCTTTAGCACTGTGCCAAGTTTCAAATGCAAAGAGTGTAGTCCATTGAAGCCAGAAGTTTGATTTAAAAAATGGTTCTGGGAAACATTCTCTAATAGTTTTTGTTCCCAAAGAATCTTCAGAATTAATCATTATATCCATTAATGCCATTCTATCAGCGCGAACAAGTCCCAAAGCTGATACATCAGTTATTTTAGCATCATTATCTATTAATCTAGCTTTTGCATGGGTATGAATTTTTTTATTAAAAGCATTAAATTCATCAAGTATTGAAACTTTAGGATCAGTT from the Clostridium sp. CM027 genome contains:
- the pknB gene encoding Stk1 family PASTA domain-containing Ser/Thr kinase, whose amino-acid sequence is MIGKLLLNRYELLEKIGEGGMGTVYKAKCHLLNRFVAVKILKAELSNDEEFVLRFKREATSIARLSHPNIVNIHDVGAENHINFIVMEYINGITLKQLINENVRLTSQKALDISLQIAKALQCAHINNVIHRDIKPDNIMITEDNIVKVMDFGIAKVADSRTITNSSKVMGTVHYFSPEQAKGNFIDCRTDIYSLGIVMYEMITGQVPYNSESSISIAIMHIHEPVTAPKEIITDIPENINQVILKAMQKEPFKRYQTAKDMADIINAIKEDSNYEVKVNNDLDDATNIMGATIFSDIKDNFTTVMSGASIAEKAANKKDNEVITGNEKTVNNKKAVIIIASIILVVIASILGKFISNGTSINTPAPIVETTVPKADEKLQSDEIQHVDKKQQADEQLSVVENKFVPSLIGRTQDIANQTVVNNGFMLGNISNEYSDSIAQGLVISQSPEVNTSYEKDGKVDLVISQGKKIEQVTVPQLNGKTLDDAKEILDNIQLELGEKTPINMDDKARKGNHSKNNNKKIFMQNAEAGTLVDIGTKINVSYYGSKKDLSK
- the pgmB gene encoding beta-phosphoglucomutase codes for the protein MTKIKACLFDLDGVIVDTAKYHYLAWRRLAKELGFDFTKEQNESLKGISRMESLKILLNIGGLTLTEAEKMTLAEKKNNWYREYILKMTPDEILPGTVEFLEELKNNGIKIALGSASKNAMTILNNIKLVNHFDAIIDGTKTSNAKPDPEVFLLGAKELGVSPSECVVFEDAKAGIESAINAGMYSVGIGDPLVLNKANIVVSSLKEMTFEKLNY
- a CDS encoding PTS transporter subunit IIBC, with the protein product MVKNKSKIISFDFWQKFGKALLVVVAVMPAGGLMISLGSVIGIAAPNSSFVQTLSQVVGGIGWGLIVNLGLLFAVAIGGSWAKERAGGAFAALIAYILINKITGNVFNITNEMLTDAHATVTSLTGQHLLVKDYFISVLGSPALNMGVFVGIISGFLGAVLFNKYYNYNKLPNALAFFNGKRFVPFVVIAGSSVVALLFVIVWPFAQSVINGFGKWIATSQNTAPFISPFIYGTLERLLLPFGLHHMITIPINYTDLGGAYKVLTGANAGSLILGQDPLWLAWATDLGNLKAAGDMSAYNNLLATIHPARFKVGQMIGGAGSLMGVALAMYKSVPNEKRSKYKSVFFSAAIAVFLTGVTEPLEFMFMFVSPILYGTYAVMQGFAFMCADIFNLRVHSFGVIELVARIPMIVKAGIIGDLIRYVLVTVVFFCINYVVSKFMIKKFNIATPGRNGNEIDMEENSIDSTVNQKVEASKKGSQAATIIELLGGNENIVDVDACMTRLRVTVKDNLLVAEENEWKKNKALALIIKGKGIQAIYGPKADVLKSDIIDILGV
- a CDS encoding glycoside hydrolase family 65 protein — encoded protein: MKQYLKLDEWNIIEEGFNQDNHEVSEGIFSIGNGYMGQRANFEETYSGKSLQGSYMAGVYYPDKTRVGWWKNGYPEYFAKVLNSTNWIGIDVSVDGETLDLAKCEVKNFVRILNMKEGYLHRCFTAKLTSGKEVNVDAKRFVSIAAKEIGAIRYSITPVNFEGTLCISAYLDGDIKNADSNYDEKFWDEISKQCNKEQSSLIVKTKKLDFYVCSSMKLDIFRADKKVDFNAEFIESEKFVGNIVSLNVKQNEEIVVYKYVCNVTSRDYAVEELLAVNRKFLDKAYGSGFELLLKDQAIAWGEKWKQSDIVIEGDVSAQQAIRFNIFQLNQTYSGEDDRLNIGPKGFTGEKYGGSTYWDTEAYCIPFYLSTADPSISRNLLLYRYKQLEKAKENARKLGFTKGALYPMVTMNGEECHNEWEITFEEIHRNGAIAYGIYNYVNYTGDKCYLGQYGLEVLVEISRFWEERVSFASNKGKYVILGVTGPNEYENNSNNNWYTNRIAAWTLEYTTCVINHLKNNEPGRYSELVNKLGLKEAEVSKWQDIIKNMYYPVDEELGIFMQQDGYMDKQQILVKDLDRKNLPLNQKWSWDRILRSCFIKQADVLQGIYFLQDRYDLDTIRRNFEFYESRTVHESSLSPCVHTILAAKLGKHEKAYEMYLRTARLDLDNYNNDTKDGCHITSMAGTWMSVVEGFAGMRVKDGKLLLNPFIPKNWSSFSFNVLFRESLLKINIKTHKVIITSENKQQITLCVNGKDYTINGEIEISS
- a CDS encoding endonuclease/exonuclease/phosphatase family protein, with the protein product MKLLTLNCHSWMEESPKEKMSIIANTIKEKNFDVIALQEVNQSIKENIAFNNIKQDNFALVLLKELENLGCKEYSMLWDFSHIGYGIYEEGVSIITKHKIIEEDSYSFFISNSKDLDFWKTRKVVKASIRINNEIIDFYSCHLGWWQDEEEPFSQQVDKLLNNMKNDRLTFFMGDFNNNAFASNEGYDYLMKKGIKDTYTLSKEKDCGITVKGKIDGWDLNKNDLRLDLILTNKCVDVKYSKVIFNGKNDFVVSDHYGVEIDTSLGLFP
- a CDS encoding DUF4380 domain-containing protein; its protein translation is MLNYSIVKCKNTQEIILENGIIKVIIVPEQGGRILEFSTENLNVLYRNANLIGIKGDIKAEYIPENWLNFGGYKGWPAPQTKWAWPPIFDIDLNVFEYDIAKLENSLVVTLSSPISNIVGLKFIREILFEDKCNHITIKETIVNLNEEPVQWAVWGNTQALSPGYIDIKLNSDVFIGGITFYQDFDIPSNNAYSLRKEDRKILRLNCNNEEKFKVGVVTDDAILRYYCSAYKHKTLLLTQKFQYEGQVVYPHGSNVEVYVDDKLAYTELEILGGMSSIMPGESKSIQMVWQLELV